The following coding sequences lie in one Arachis ipaensis cultivar K30076 chromosome B05, Araip1.1, whole genome shotgun sequence genomic window:
- the LOC110272070 gene encoding uncharacterized protein LOC110272070 — MTCHQTFESWRYIKYQRGLKDNIMTDVAPMEIRVFSNLVNKARVVEEYAKTVAASKDTHGGSSSRGRGKYLHPRGQSFKRGEYAPQSQGGFKKNTHDHIQHGKGRENQSKGSSDLACDRCRRFHPYDSCKIGIGGCFNCRLPGHFTRDCTHGRNQNAGQSQHQGRVFAVNAKDSSKVDPLMRGICLIGDKSLVALYDT; from the coding sequence atgacttgtcatcagactTTTGAGAGCTGGAGGTACATTAAGTACCAAAGGGGTTTGAAGGACAACATTATGACTGatgtggctcctatggagatcCGTGTCTTCTCCAACTTGGTGAATAAGGCTAGAGTAGTGGAGGAGTATGCCAAGACCGTGGCGGCATCTAAGGACACTCATGGAGGGAGCTCTAGTCGTGGGCGTGGCAAGTACCTTCATCCGAGAGGACAAAGCTTCAAGAGAGGAGAATATGCACCTCAAAGTCAAGGAGGCTTCAAAAAGAACACACATGACCATATTCAGCATGGCAAAGGGAGAGAAAATCAGAGTAAGGGTTCTTCGGATTTAGCCTGTGATCGTTGTAGACGTTTTCATCCATATGACTCTTGTAAGATTGGTATAGGTGGATGCTTCAACTGTCGCTTGCCTGGTCATTTTACGAGGGATTGCACTCATGGGAGGAATCAGAATGCGGGCCAGAGTCAGCATCAAGGTCGGGTCTTTGCTGTGAATGCCAAGGATTCTTCTAAGGTGGATCCAttgatgagaggtatatgtcTAATTGGTGATAAATCCTTAGTTGCATTATATGATACTTGA